The proteins below come from a single Clupea harengus chromosome 21, Ch_v2.0.2, whole genome shotgun sequence genomic window:
- the gja5b gene encoding gap junction protein, alpha 5b, translating into MADWSLLGNFLDEVHEHSTSVGKVWLTVLFIFRILVLGTAAESSWLDEQEDFMCDTQQPGCENVCYDHAFPIAHIRYWVLQIVFVSTPSLVYMGHAMHTVRMEEKKRRKEQEDQGGGEGGGGGEEKKYPQEEERDCGKGHEGPAKIRLKGALLRTYILSILVRLVMEVMFIVVQYLIYGIFLNPRFLCEAKPCPHMVDCYISRPTEKNIFIVFMLGVGVLSLLLSVIELYHLAWKQCRRYMKRYEANRQLQQQEEQRPLTPSTITATSPEKPHRALPLPPCSPPPDFSQCMPPPSPVHAHSHAPSCPSYSDRLANQQNSVNMAAERHRVLDAGEDFLGRQVFLTATTTAPPPSEEGGACPQVMTNGFLKDKRRLSKTSGASMRMRPDDIAV; encoded by the coding sequence ATGGCAGACTGGAGCCTTCTAGGTAACTTCCTGGATGAAGTGCATGAGCACTCCACGTCAGTGGGCAAGGTGTGGCTGACGGTGCTGTTTATCTTCCGCATCCTGGTGCTGGGCACGGCGGCTGAGTCCAGCTGGCTGGACGAGCAGGAAGACTTCATGTGTGACACGCAGCAGCCCGGCTGCGAGAACGTCTGCTATGACCACGCCTTCCCCATCGCGCACATCCGGTACTGGGTGCTCCAGATCGTCTTCGTTTCCACGCCCTCGCTGGTCTACATGGGCCATGCCATGCACACGGTCCgcatggaggagaagaaaaggaggaaagaacaggaggaccagggaggaggtgagggaggaggaggaggagaggagaagaagtacccgcaggaggaagagagggattgCGGGAAGGGCCATGAGGGTCCTGCAAAGATCCGTCTGAAGGGGGCGCTGTTGCGCACCTACATCCTGAGCATCCTGGTGCGGTTGGTGATGGAGGTGATGTTCATCGTGGTGCAGTACCTCATCTACGGAATCTTCCTGAATCCACGCTTCCTGTGTGAAGCCAAACCATGCCCACACATGGTGGACTGCTACATCTCGCGGCCCACCGAGAAGAACATCTTCATCGTGTTCATGCTGGGCGTGGGggtcctctctctgctgctcagcGTGATCGAGCTCTACCACCTGGCCTGGAAGCAGTGCAGACGCTACATGAAGAGGTACGAGGCCAACCGACAACTGCAACAGCAGGAAGAGCAGCGACCTTTGACCCCGTCCACTATTACCGCCACTTCCCCAGAGAAACCCCACCGCGCCCTGCCACTGCCACCCTGCTCGCCCCCACCCGACTTCAGCCAATGCATGCCCCCGCCGTCACCCGTCCACGCCCACAGCCACGCCCCCAGCTGCCCCTCCTACAGCGACCGGCTGGCCAATCAGCAGAACTCCGTCAACATGGCCGCTGAGCGTCACCGTGTTCTGGACGCCGGGGAGGACTTCCTGGGGAGGCAGGTCTTCCTGACAGCGACAACGACAGCTCCGCCTCCGTCAGAGGAGGGCGGGGCCTGTCCCCAGGTGATGACAAATGGTTTCCTGAAGGACAAGCGGCGTCTCAGCAAGACCAGCGGAGCCAGCATGCGCATGCGTCCAGACGACATCGCTGTGTAA
- the LOC105911894 gene encoding B-cell CLL/lymphoma 9 protein-like isoform X1, whose translation MLEVAEDRSTGAPGRTERARERAREDQGCDVPPRSTRAKATAATAPGAHTHTPPHPLSHTTPSPQQHPAPPSAGSVGLSSMHPSNAKVRNSPSAHTQSSPKSKQEAMVRSPPVMSPSSAAQMDSKLPNQGKQGAGSQSQSSPCDPKALGGGHNPKAPLGGLGLKNGQSIGGGAKGGAKVKRERSTSAESYEQHDEATTTNDNEPKEMGSRAKRLCVSERRQPYSGADWCSGGETDEEDAGFYNCNSGEMKPEPSALSATTPTQNALGGQSSGPETGCGQKSGTKVCYIFTTEMANKAAEAVITGHADSLIAYHTSHISNGNKPTLPMMGPMGSGPKQSGAPPSSQPTEQNHQPASKPAAPGPQQPAPPSQPQASAPGTKPQDGPSSVGLDSKSIPGGSPQDGGSQEASTHPAGSTSEGNPPQGPGGYPPMELPKGAEGQLTTQQLQQQQHQQLSQELMSLGENMDGLSQEQLEHRERSLQTLRDIQRMLFPDDKDMAAMGPQGNMGGPPPNPMMEGPGGPKKPEQGPLQAMMAQSQSLGKPGGPRPDGPQFGPPGPRDMPFPEEPGPHCPHHGLPGEVGGETEQMAWLKLQQEFYEEKKRKQEIMMHPHGPRMMRGPPPPYQMNPGDGWGPGGPEPFPEQMGMGGPPRGMHPQMQRFPGMMNPEMDGGPHMPRPGMNWHEGDGRGFPQGMFGPGGPGGRVERFPNPQAVQEAMFQQGMGDKQGMMMDMNRMMGNPRHMEPGPGGMMFPRMPGEGPMSPSSRMEFVKGLSRGDMGDFGMGPGNMGMGPNPQMMNPKMGMSPEEMMKMRGGGGPMPENMGPQQKMMQGPPFPDQPHPGDFNMGPNRQFPPMNQQLGLVNVGRGPRGEPPFGPDQRQGPGGNGRMHPNMHPNQPPNAGPPPPPPNQRGGGRKQSEQAMSPGMNPLKSPPLRQVQSPMLASPSAGLKSPQTPSQLAGILTGTAPTSMATASASIKSPPIMGSAGASPVHMKSPSVPAPSPGWTSSPKPPLQSPGAPQGGKPPPNMMSSSEPGVPSSAPPSSSSSNQPGPGNNSMPSSGPYSMPPEPTLSQNPLSIMMSRMSKFAMPSSTPLYHDAIKTVASSDDDSPPARSPNLPNNNNGMAGMGMNQHPGHPRMMTPGSSGPMSALSPMGMNPMGAQPLPHGMPGQMPNQMPSPGSMGPGMPPHPGNMGPGGMMPQGMMMPPVHQDPGMMGQGRMGLPPHRGYPPGQSPPQHGPYPHNGPGPQGFPPGMGFPGEGGPMGRMGPGGGPEPGMCKPGGGGPEYGGGMGGVFDSDLQEVMRQGASGIPEFDLSRIMPSDKPSQTLSYFPRDGKPPPHHGGPPGFPPQMQAMMGDGSPRMMGGHGPMGPQDMPMGGGGHGGMRSQGFMGPGGMMGPQGGMAGPQGGMGGPQHRMLSPGQQQAMMGGPGMMQGKERGPIYNHPGPGGSPNMMMSLQGMGGPQQTMMMPQMRPRGHPGDMGMNFNPGPGNPGNMMF comes from the exons ATGCTGGAGGTGGCGGAGGACAGGAGCACAGGAGCACCCGGTCGaacagagcgagcgagagagcgagcacGAGAGGATCAGGGGTGCGACGTCCCCCCCAGGAGCACTCGGGCCAAAGCCACAGCAGCCACAGCCccaggagcgcacacacacacacccccgcacccactctcacacaccacgcCCAGTCCACAGCAGCACCCGGCTCCACCCAGCGCTGGATCTGTGGGACTCTCGTCAATGCATCCCAGCAACGCCAAAGTCAGGAACTCCCCATCAGCACACACCCAAag tAGTCCTAAGTCAAAACAGGAGGCCATGGTTCGCTCGCCCCCTGTCATGTCTCCCTCCAGTGCTGCCCAGATGGACTCCAAACTGCCCAATCAGGGGAAACAGGGTgcaggcagccaatcacagtcctCACCCTGTGATCCAAAGGCTCTGGGCGGGGGCCACAACCCTAAAGCGCCGCTGGGGGGGCTGGGCCTAAAGAACGGTCAGAGCATTGGAGGCGGAGCAAAGGGCGGCGCTAAAGTGAAACGTGAGAGGAGCACGTCAGCGGAGTCGTATGAGCAGCATGACGAGGCCACAACGACCAATGACAACGAGCCAAAAG agATGGGCAGCAGGGCgaagcgtctgtgtgtgtctgagaggcgGCAGCCATACAGTGGAGCCGACTGGTGCTCAGGAGGGGAGACTGATGAGGAGGATGCCGGTTTCTACA ACTGCAACTCTGGCGAGATGAAGCCGGAACCCAGTGCCCTGTCTGCCACCACCCCTACCCAGAATGCCTTGGGAGGGCAGAGCTCGGGCCCTGAGACGGGCTGTGGCCAGAAGTCTGGAACTAAAGTCTGCTACATCTTCACCACAGAGATGGCGAACAA ggCAGCTGAAGCGGTCATCACTGGTCATGCCGACAGCCTCATTGCCTACCACACGAGCCACATCTCTAATGGCAACAAGCCCACACTTCCCATG ATGGGCCCCATGGGTAGTGGCCCTAAGCAGTCAGGGGCCCCTCCATCCTCCCAGCCCACTGAGCAGAACCATCAGCCAGCTTCCAAACCAGCAGCTCCAGGCCCCCAGCAGCCTGCACCGCCATCCCAGCCTCAGGCTTCCGCTCCGGGGACAAAGCCCCAGGACGGTCCCTCCTCAGTGGGCTTGGACTCCAAGAGTATCCCTGGCGGGAGCCCCCAGGATGGAGGCTCACAGGAGGCCAGCACCCACCCTGCGGGGTCAACTTCTGAGGGTAACCCTCCTCAGGGTCCAGGTGGGTATCCACCCATGGAACTGCCCAAGGGGGCAGAGGGCCAGTTGACCacccagcagctgcagcagcagcagcatcagcagctgtCCCAGGAGCTGATGTCCCTGGGGGAGAACATGGATGGCCTGTCGCAGGAGCAGCTAGAGCACCGCGAGCGCTCGCTACAGACGCTGCGCGACATTCAGAGGATGCTATTCCCTGACGACAAGGACATGGCCGCCATGGGGCCCCAGGGGAACATGGGCGGCCCGCCGCCCAACCCCATGATGGAGGGACCAGGGGGCCCCAAGAAGCCAGAGCAAGGCCCCTTACAGGCCATGATGGCCCAGTCTCAGAGTCTAGGGAAGCCTGGAGGTCCTCGTCCGGATGGGCCCCAGTTTGGCCCCCCAGGCCCCAGAGATATGCCCTTTCCAGAGGAGCCAGGGCCCCATTGCCCCCACCACGGCCTTCCAGGTGAGGTCGGCGGAGAGACGGAGCAAATGGCCTGGCTCAAGCTGCAGCAGGAGTTCTACGAGGAGAAGAAGCGCAAGCAGGAGATAATGATGCACCCGCACGGTCCCCGCATGATGCGTGGGCCACCCCCGCCCTACCAGATGAACCCTGGAGATGGCTGGGGCCCTGGGGGGCCCGAGCCCTTCCCTGAGCAGATGGGAATGGGGGGCCCACCCCGGGGCATGCACCCCCAAATGCAGCGCTTCCCTGGCATGATGAACCCCGAGATGGACGGCGGCCCCCACATGCCCCGGCCTGGGATGAACTGGCACGAGGGCGACGGGCGCGGCTTCCCCCAGGGCATGTTTGGTCCGGGGGGTCCGGGGGGTCGGGTGGAGAGATTCCCGAACCCGCAGGCAGTGCAGGAGGCTATGTTCCAGCAGGGGATGGGAGACAAGCAAGGCATGATGATGGACATGAACAGGATGATGGGAAACCCGCGGCACATGGAGCCCGGGCCTGGAGGTATGATGTTTCCCAGGATGCCCGGCGAGGGGCCCATGAGCCCCTCGTCCAGGATGGAGTTTGTGAAGGGCCTGAGCCGCGGCGACATGGGCGACTTCGGCATGGGCCCTGGGAACATGGGCATGGGGCCCAACCCTCAGATGATGAACCCCAAAATGGGCATGAGCCCCgaggagatgatgaagatgagaggaggaggagggccgaTGCCAGAGAACATGGGGCCCCAGCAGAAGATGATGCAGGGGCCTCCCTTCCCTGACCAGCCCCACCCGGGCGACTTCAACATGGGGCCCAATCGTCAGTTTCCCCCCATGAATCAACAGCTGGGTCTTGTAAATGTTGGGAGGGGTCCGAGAGGAGAGCCCCCATTTGGACCGGACCAGAGACAGGGTCCTGGGGGCAACGGCCGCATGCATCCTAACATGCACCCAAACCAGCCCCCCAATGCTggcccgcccccaccccctccaaacCAGAGGGGAGGGGGCCGCAAGCAGTCGGAGCAGGCCATGTCCCCTGGGATGAACCCGCTTAAGTCCCCCCCTCTGCGACAGGTCCAGTCACCCATGCTGGCCTCCCCCTCGGCCGGCCTCAAGTCCCCGCAGACTCCCTCCCAGCTCGCCGGCATCCTCACCGGCACCGCGCCCACCTCCATGGCCACGGCGTCTGCCTCCATCAAGTCCCCGCCCATCATGGGTTCCGCGGGGGCTTCGCCCGTCCACATGAAGTCGCCGTCGGTGCCTGCACCCTCACCAGGCTGGACATCCTCGCCCAAACCCCCCCTCCAGAGCCCTGGGGCCCCGCAGGGAGGgaaacccccccccaacatgATGAGCAGCTCTGAGCCAG GCGTCCCATCCTCTGCTCCGCCCTCCAGCAGCTCGTCCAATCAACCAGGCCCTGGTAACAACAGTATGCCATCCAGCGGTCCCTATAGCATGCCGCCGGAGCCCACACTATCCCAGAATCCCCTATCCATCATGATGTCACGAATGTCAAAGTTCGCCATGCCCAGCTCCACACCCCTTTACCATGATGCCATCAAGACTGTCGCCAGTTCAGATGACGATTCACCGCCCGCACGGTCACCCAATCTGCCCAACAACAATAACGGCATGgctg GTATGGGGATGAACCAGCACCCGGGCCACCCGCGCATGATGACGCCCGGCTCGTCCGGCCCCATGTCCGCGCTCAGCCCCATGGGCATGAACCCCATGGGCGCCCAGCCGCTACCCCACGGCATGCCCGGCCAGATGCCCAACCAGATGCCCTCCCCTGGCTCTATGGGGCCCGGCATGCCCCCTCACCCAGGAAACATGGGTCCGGGAGGGATGATGCCACAGGGCATGATGATGCCCCCCGTGCACCAGGACCCTGGCATGATGGGTCAGGGGCGTATGGGGTTACCGCCGCACCGCGGCTACCCTCCCGGACAGTCACCCCCGCAGCACGGCCCATACCCCCATAACGGCCCCGGGCCCCAGGGCTTTCCCCCTGGGATGGGTTTCCCTGGGGAGGGGGGCCCTATGGGCAGGATGGGCCCAGGAGGAGGCCCCGAACCGGGCATGTGCAAACCTGGAGGTGGGGGTCCAGAGTACGGCGGCGGGATGGGTGGTGTATTCGACTCTGACCTCCAGGAAGTGATGCGCCAGGGAGCCTCGGGGATCCCAGAGTTCGACTTGTCACGCATCATGCCGTCCGATAAGCCCAGCCAGACGCTATCTTACTTCCCCCGCGACGGGAAGCCGCCTCCGCACCATGGAGGGCCGCCAGGCTTCCCTCCCCAGATGCAGGCCATGATGGGGGATGGAAGTCCCCGCATGATGGGGGGGCATGGACCCATGGGACCCCAGGACATGCCCATGGGTGGTGGGGGCCACGGAGGCATGCGGTCCCAGGGGTTCATGGGCCCCGGTGGTATGATGGGCCCGCAGGGTGGCATGGCTGGGCCACAAGGTGGCATGGGGGGGCCACAGCATAGGATGCTGTCGCCTGGCCAGCAGCAAGCCATGATGGGAGGCCCCGGCATGATGCAGGGGAAAGAGCGGGGCCCCATCTACAACCACCCAGGCCCCGGAGGGTCCCCCaacatgatgatgtcactgcAGGGGATGGGGGGCCCCCAGCAGACTATGATGATGCCCCAGATGAGGCCACGTGGCCACCCTGGGGATATGGGCATGAACTTTAACCCTGGCCCCGGGAATCCTGGGAATATGATGTTCTGa
- the LOC105911894 gene encoding B-cell CLL/lymphoma 9 protein-like isoform X2 — protein MLEVAEDRSTGAPGRTERARERAREDQGCDVPPRSTRAKATAATAPGAHTHTPPHPLSHTTPSPQQHPAPPSAGSVGLSSMHPSNAKVRNSPSAHTQSPKSKQEAMVRSPPVMSPSSAAQMDSKLPNQGKQGAGSQSQSSPCDPKALGGGHNPKAPLGGLGLKNGQSIGGGAKGGAKVKRERSTSAESYEQHDEATTTNDNEPKEMGSRAKRLCVSERRQPYSGADWCSGGETDEEDAGFYNCNSGEMKPEPSALSATTPTQNALGGQSSGPETGCGQKSGTKVCYIFTTEMANKAAEAVITGHADSLIAYHTSHISNGNKPTLPMMGPMGSGPKQSGAPPSSQPTEQNHQPASKPAAPGPQQPAPPSQPQASAPGTKPQDGPSSVGLDSKSIPGGSPQDGGSQEASTHPAGSTSEGNPPQGPGGYPPMELPKGAEGQLTTQQLQQQQHQQLSQELMSLGENMDGLSQEQLEHRERSLQTLRDIQRMLFPDDKDMAAMGPQGNMGGPPPNPMMEGPGGPKKPEQGPLQAMMAQSQSLGKPGGPRPDGPQFGPPGPRDMPFPEEPGPHCPHHGLPGEVGGETEQMAWLKLQQEFYEEKKRKQEIMMHPHGPRMMRGPPPPYQMNPGDGWGPGGPEPFPEQMGMGGPPRGMHPQMQRFPGMMNPEMDGGPHMPRPGMNWHEGDGRGFPQGMFGPGGPGGRVERFPNPQAVQEAMFQQGMGDKQGMMMDMNRMMGNPRHMEPGPGGMMFPRMPGEGPMSPSSRMEFVKGLSRGDMGDFGMGPGNMGMGPNPQMMNPKMGMSPEEMMKMRGGGGPMPENMGPQQKMMQGPPFPDQPHPGDFNMGPNRQFPPMNQQLGLVNVGRGPRGEPPFGPDQRQGPGGNGRMHPNMHPNQPPNAGPPPPPPNQRGGGRKQSEQAMSPGMNPLKSPPLRQVQSPMLASPSAGLKSPQTPSQLAGILTGTAPTSMATASASIKSPPIMGSAGASPVHMKSPSVPAPSPGWTSSPKPPLQSPGAPQGGKPPPNMMSSSEPGVPSSAPPSSSSSNQPGPGNNSMPSSGPYSMPPEPTLSQNPLSIMMSRMSKFAMPSSTPLYHDAIKTVASSDDDSPPARSPNLPNNNNGMAGMGMNQHPGHPRMMTPGSSGPMSALSPMGMNPMGAQPLPHGMPGQMPNQMPSPGSMGPGMPPHPGNMGPGGMMPQGMMMPPVHQDPGMMGQGRMGLPPHRGYPPGQSPPQHGPYPHNGPGPQGFPPGMGFPGEGGPMGRMGPGGGPEPGMCKPGGGGPEYGGGMGGVFDSDLQEVMRQGASGIPEFDLSRIMPSDKPSQTLSYFPRDGKPPPHHGGPPGFPPQMQAMMGDGSPRMMGGHGPMGPQDMPMGGGGHGGMRSQGFMGPGGMMGPQGGMAGPQGGMGGPQHRMLSPGQQQAMMGGPGMMQGKERGPIYNHPGPGGSPNMMMSLQGMGGPQQTMMMPQMRPRGHPGDMGMNFNPGPGNPGNMMF, from the exons ATGCTGGAGGTGGCGGAGGACAGGAGCACAGGAGCACCCGGTCGaacagagcgagcgagagagcgagcacGAGAGGATCAGGGGTGCGACGTCCCCCCCAGGAGCACTCGGGCCAAAGCCACAGCAGCCACAGCCccaggagcgcacacacacacacccccgcacccactctcacacaccacgcCCAGTCCACAGCAGCACCCGGCTCCACCCAGCGCTGGATCTGTGGGACTCTCGTCAATGCATCCCAGCAACGCCAAAGTCAGGAACTCCCCATCAGCACACACCCAAag TCCTAAGTCAAAACAGGAGGCCATGGTTCGCTCGCCCCCTGTCATGTCTCCCTCCAGTGCTGCCCAGATGGACTCCAAACTGCCCAATCAGGGGAAACAGGGTgcaggcagccaatcacagtcctCACCCTGTGATCCAAAGGCTCTGGGCGGGGGCCACAACCCTAAAGCGCCGCTGGGGGGGCTGGGCCTAAAGAACGGTCAGAGCATTGGAGGCGGAGCAAAGGGCGGCGCTAAAGTGAAACGTGAGAGGAGCACGTCAGCGGAGTCGTATGAGCAGCATGACGAGGCCACAACGACCAATGACAACGAGCCAAAAG agATGGGCAGCAGGGCgaagcgtctgtgtgtgtctgagaggcgGCAGCCATACAGTGGAGCCGACTGGTGCTCAGGAGGGGAGACTGATGAGGAGGATGCCGGTTTCTACA ACTGCAACTCTGGCGAGATGAAGCCGGAACCCAGTGCCCTGTCTGCCACCACCCCTACCCAGAATGCCTTGGGAGGGCAGAGCTCGGGCCCTGAGACGGGCTGTGGCCAGAAGTCTGGAACTAAAGTCTGCTACATCTTCACCACAGAGATGGCGAACAA ggCAGCTGAAGCGGTCATCACTGGTCATGCCGACAGCCTCATTGCCTACCACACGAGCCACATCTCTAATGGCAACAAGCCCACACTTCCCATG ATGGGCCCCATGGGTAGTGGCCCTAAGCAGTCAGGGGCCCCTCCATCCTCCCAGCCCACTGAGCAGAACCATCAGCCAGCTTCCAAACCAGCAGCTCCAGGCCCCCAGCAGCCTGCACCGCCATCCCAGCCTCAGGCTTCCGCTCCGGGGACAAAGCCCCAGGACGGTCCCTCCTCAGTGGGCTTGGACTCCAAGAGTATCCCTGGCGGGAGCCCCCAGGATGGAGGCTCACAGGAGGCCAGCACCCACCCTGCGGGGTCAACTTCTGAGGGTAACCCTCCTCAGGGTCCAGGTGGGTATCCACCCATGGAACTGCCCAAGGGGGCAGAGGGCCAGTTGACCacccagcagctgcagcagcagcagcatcagcagctgtCCCAGGAGCTGATGTCCCTGGGGGAGAACATGGATGGCCTGTCGCAGGAGCAGCTAGAGCACCGCGAGCGCTCGCTACAGACGCTGCGCGACATTCAGAGGATGCTATTCCCTGACGACAAGGACATGGCCGCCATGGGGCCCCAGGGGAACATGGGCGGCCCGCCGCCCAACCCCATGATGGAGGGACCAGGGGGCCCCAAGAAGCCAGAGCAAGGCCCCTTACAGGCCATGATGGCCCAGTCTCAGAGTCTAGGGAAGCCTGGAGGTCCTCGTCCGGATGGGCCCCAGTTTGGCCCCCCAGGCCCCAGAGATATGCCCTTTCCAGAGGAGCCAGGGCCCCATTGCCCCCACCACGGCCTTCCAGGTGAGGTCGGCGGAGAGACGGAGCAAATGGCCTGGCTCAAGCTGCAGCAGGAGTTCTACGAGGAGAAGAAGCGCAAGCAGGAGATAATGATGCACCCGCACGGTCCCCGCATGATGCGTGGGCCACCCCCGCCCTACCAGATGAACCCTGGAGATGGCTGGGGCCCTGGGGGGCCCGAGCCCTTCCCTGAGCAGATGGGAATGGGGGGCCCACCCCGGGGCATGCACCCCCAAATGCAGCGCTTCCCTGGCATGATGAACCCCGAGATGGACGGCGGCCCCCACATGCCCCGGCCTGGGATGAACTGGCACGAGGGCGACGGGCGCGGCTTCCCCCAGGGCATGTTTGGTCCGGGGGGTCCGGGGGGTCGGGTGGAGAGATTCCCGAACCCGCAGGCAGTGCAGGAGGCTATGTTCCAGCAGGGGATGGGAGACAAGCAAGGCATGATGATGGACATGAACAGGATGATGGGAAACCCGCGGCACATGGAGCCCGGGCCTGGAGGTATGATGTTTCCCAGGATGCCCGGCGAGGGGCCCATGAGCCCCTCGTCCAGGATGGAGTTTGTGAAGGGCCTGAGCCGCGGCGACATGGGCGACTTCGGCATGGGCCCTGGGAACATGGGCATGGGGCCCAACCCTCAGATGATGAACCCCAAAATGGGCATGAGCCCCgaggagatgatgaagatgagaggaggaggagggccgaTGCCAGAGAACATGGGGCCCCAGCAGAAGATGATGCAGGGGCCTCCCTTCCCTGACCAGCCCCACCCGGGCGACTTCAACATGGGGCCCAATCGTCAGTTTCCCCCCATGAATCAACAGCTGGGTCTTGTAAATGTTGGGAGGGGTCCGAGAGGAGAGCCCCCATTTGGACCGGACCAGAGACAGGGTCCTGGGGGCAACGGCCGCATGCATCCTAACATGCACCCAAACCAGCCCCCCAATGCTggcccgcccccaccccctccaaacCAGAGGGGAGGGGGCCGCAAGCAGTCGGAGCAGGCCATGTCCCCTGGGATGAACCCGCTTAAGTCCCCCCCTCTGCGACAGGTCCAGTCACCCATGCTGGCCTCCCCCTCGGCCGGCCTCAAGTCCCCGCAGACTCCCTCCCAGCTCGCCGGCATCCTCACCGGCACCGCGCCCACCTCCATGGCCACGGCGTCTGCCTCCATCAAGTCCCCGCCCATCATGGGTTCCGCGGGGGCTTCGCCCGTCCACATGAAGTCGCCGTCGGTGCCTGCACCCTCACCAGGCTGGACATCCTCGCCCAAACCCCCCCTCCAGAGCCCTGGGGCCCCGCAGGGAGGgaaacccccccccaacatgATGAGCAGCTCTGAGCCAG GCGTCCCATCCTCTGCTCCGCCCTCCAGCAGCTCGTCCAATCAACCAGGCCCTGGTAACAACAGTATGCCATCCAGCGGTCCCTATAGCATGCCGCCGGAGCCCACACTATCCCAGAATCCCCTATCCATCATGATGTCACGAATGTCAAAGTTCGCCATGCCCAGCTCCACACCCCTTTACCATGATGCCATCAAGACTGTCGCCAGTTCAGATGACGATTCACCGCCCGCACGGTCACCCAATCTGCCCAACAACAATAACGGCATGgctg GTATGGGGATGAACCAGCACCCGGGCCACCCGCGCATGATGACGCCCGGCTCGTCCGGCCCCATGTCCGCGCTCAGCCCCATGGGCATGAACCCCATGGGCGCCCAGCCGCTACCCCACGGCATGCCCGGCCAGATGCCCAACCAGATGCCCTCCCCTGGCTCTATGGGGCCCGGCATGCCCCCTCACCCAGGAAACATGGGTCCGGGAGGGATGATGCCACAGGGCATGATGATGCCCCCCGTGCACCAGGACCCTGGCATGATGGGTCAGGGGCGTATGGGGTTACCGCCGCACCGCGGCTACCCTCCCGGACAGTCACCCCCGCAGCACGGCCCATACCCCCATAACGGCCCCGGGCCCCAGGGCTTTCCCCCTGGGATGGGTTTCCCTGGGGAGGGGGGCCCTATGGGCAGGATGGGCCCAGGAGGAGGCCCCGAACCGGGCATGTGCAAACCTGGAGGTGGGGGTCCAGAGTACGGCGGCGGGATGGGTGGTGTATTCGACTCTGACCTCCAGGAAGTGATGCGCCAGGGAGCCTCGGGGATCCCAGAGTTCGACTTGTCACGCATCATGCCGTCCGATAAGCCCAGCCAGACGCTATCTTACTTCCCCCGCGACGGGAAGCCGCCTCCGCACCATGGAGGGCCGCCAGGCTTCCCTCCCCAGATGCAGGCCATGATGGGGGATGGAAGTCCCCGCATGATGGGGGGGCATGGACCCATGGGACCCCAGGACATGCCCATGGGTGGTGGGGGCCACGGAGGCATGCGGTCCCAGGGGTTCATGGGCCCCGGTGGTATGATGGGCCCGCAGGGTGGCATGGCTGGGCCACAAGGTGGCATGGGGGGGCCACAGCATAGGATGCTGTCGCCTGGCCAGCAGCAAGCCATGATGGGAGGCCCCGGCATGATGCAGGGGAAAGAGCGGGGCCCCATCTACAACCACCCAGGCCCCGGAGGGTCCCCCaacatgatgatgtcactgcAGGGGATGGGGGGCCCCCAGCAGACTATGATGATGCCCCAGATGAGGCCACGTGGCCACCCTGGGGATATGGGCATGAACTTTAACCCTGGCCCCGGGAATCCTGGGAATATGATGTTCTGa